One part of the Lotus japonicus ecotype B-129 chromosome 2, LjGifu_v1.2 genome encodes these proteins:
- the LOC130737944 gene encoding transcription factor ICE1-like, producing MIPTTTTHDVPWMEPQHTTWTYNNSIGDPINDDVSTMGGDGHFPPFKSTLEGDWYMNPPHHEELLQNQTQHTTDITFPNTGFLMDSSSFTLDPSSHHSQSFLPPKSDFSSFFSTTISSNNNNSDNPFGNAFNLGSHGGSIASNSPIFFSPQMGSTVPELSSNPDFTATRVVELSGGFVPISVEQEQAFDGSGPHNALFSNKANVLRPLEALPPVGASPTLLQKRAARSGVGGGVLVVSTPPRFAGFSAGLNSEEGDVEEELNYEFDEIFDIGKLEENENDGGNNFYSNNNIDANNHNSDNGMTGGDHKGRKKGIPAKNLMAEWRRRKKLNDRLYMLRFVVSRISKMDRASILGDAIDYLKELLQQISDLHNELESSSPGSYLPPASFHPLTPTLQTLPSRVKEEPVPSPKNHSAKVEVRVREGRDVNIHMFCARRPGLLLSTMRALDNLGLDVQQVVISCFNGFALDVFRAEQCREGQDVLPEQIKTVLLNIAGFNGMM from the exons atgaTACCCACAACAACAACTCACGACGTTCCCTGGATGGAACCACAACACACAACATGGACCTACAACAACAGCATTGGTGACCCCATAAACGACGACGTTTCAACGATGGGTGGTGATGGCCATTTTCCTCCCTTCAAATCCACGCTGGAAGGTGACTGGTACATGAATCCACCGCACCATGAGGAGCTTCTGCAAAACCAGACGCAACACACCACCGACATTACTTTCCCAAACACTGGTTTTCTCATGGATTCATCTTCCTTCACCCTCGACCCTTCATCACACCACTCACAATCCTTTTTGCCTCCGAAATCAGACTTCTCCTCTTTCTTCAGCACCACCATAagtagcaacaacaacaacagtgaCAACCCTTTTGGCAATGCCTTCAATTTGGGCTCGCATGGCGGTTCCATCGCTTCCAATTCCCCTATTTTCTTCTCGCCCCAAATGGGCAGCACGGTCCCCGAGTTGAGTTCGAACCCCGATTTCACTGCAACCCGTGTCGTCGAACTCAGTGGCGGGTTTGTCCCAATAAGTGTAGAACAAGAACAAGCCTTTGACGGTTCTGGGCCTCATAATGCTTTGTTTTCGAACAAGGCTAATGTTTTGAGGCCTCTCGAGGCTCTTCCTCCGGTGGGTGCGTCACCGACCTTGCTCCAGAAGCGGGCAGCGCGCTCAGGCGTTGGCGGTGGAGTCTTGGTGGTTTCTACGCCACCGAGGTTTGCCGGCTTTTCAGCTGGGTTGAACTCAGAAGAGGGAGATGTTGAGGAAGAGTTGAATTATGAATTTGATGAAATTTTTGATATTGGAAAGTTGGAGGAGAATGAGAATGATGGGGGCAacaatttttattcaaataacaATATTGATGCTAATAATCATAATAGTGATAACGGTATGACTGGTGGAGACCATAAAGGCAGGAAGAAGGGGATTCCGGCGAAGAATCTCATGGCTGAGTGGCGGCGCAGGAAGAAACTCAATGATAGGTTGTACATGCTTCGGTTTGTTGTGTCAAGGATTAGCAAG ATGGATAGAGCTTCAATACTTGGGGATGCAATTGACTACTTGAAGGAGTTACTTCAACAGATTAGTGACCTTCATAATGAGCTAGAGTCAAGCTCTCCTGGCTCATATTTGCCACCTGCAAGCTTTCACCCTTTGACACCCACTCTGCAAACCCTTCCCTCTCGAGTGAAGGAAGAACCAGTGCCAAGTCCGAAAAACCACTCAGCAAAG GTGGAGGTAAGGGTAAGGGAAGGAAGGGATGTGAATATCCATATGTTTTGTGCCCGCAGACCAGGTCTTTTGCTTTCCACCATGAGGGCATTGGATAACCTTGGATTGGATGTTCAACAAGTTGTTATCAGTTGTTTCAATGGTTTTGCTTTAGATGTGTTCAGAGCTGAG CAATGCAGAGAAGGCCAAGATGTCCTCCCTGAGCAAATTAAAACAGTATTGTTGAATATAGCAGGTTTCAATGGTATGATGTGA